GGACTGGGAACCCGCAGAGGAAGAATTCAGCGAAACGCATACCCTGGATATCAGCGGAGGCGGAGTCAAAATGCTGGTCCCCCGTGATTATGATGTCGTCGAAGGGGATTTTCTCGAATTGAAACTCGATATCGAGGAGATTGAAGAAGTGTCCATCATTTCCGAAGTCGTAAATAAATACAACCAGCCCAGTATACAGGATAAAAAGCCGCTGGGAATTCAGTTTATCGACATAGACCGTGATACTCGCGATCTGCTTATGGGCTGGATGTTTGAATATCAGAGAAAACTTCGCCGCAGGGGTCTGTTATAAATGTTGAAGAGATTTGTTATCTCTCTTCTTCTGGGAGCGGGAGCCTATATACTGGTTACGATATTGAGCCTGGTCATGTTCCATCCGCTGCCTCTTATTCTGTGGAGAGGATTAAGATTTTTGCTCGGGGTTTTTCTGCTGACATTCATTCTGCAGATTATTTTTTATCTCATCCAGAATAGCAAGGGTGGAAAAGACCGGGGAGAGATCGATTCAACCTCTGCCTCCCGGGCGGCAGAACATTATCAGGACCAGGATAGCGAGGGTCAGGCCGGTCCTGAGGCATCAGAGGTAAGTTCCCGGGAAAGCACCGGAGAGTCAGATTCTGAGCCTGAAACTTCCGAAGAAGAATTCTCTCCTCTTGATCCGCCGGTCATGGAAACAGAGGAGGAGGAATTTTAAGGTGGGTTGTAGTAAATGAGTGATTCTCGTTCCGGCATCAATCGGGGTGATGTGGAAAGTTATTCAGCCTGGCAGAAATATGAGAAAACCGGAGATAACGATGTGAGAAATAATTTAATAAAAAAACATCTATCGCTGGTCAAATACGAAGCCAAGCGCCTGAAAAATCTGCTGCCGGATTTTATTTCGCTGGAAGACCTCGAAAGTTACGGTATCATCGGATTGATTCAGGCCATAGATAGATTCAAAAGTGATGAAGGCGTAAAATTTGTCACCTTTGCCCGTCAGAGGGTAAGAGGAGCTATGATAGACCAGCTCAGAGAGCTCGACTGGCTTCCTCACTCCATGCGCCGGGACTGCAAAAAAATCATGCAGGCCCGGGAAAAGCTCAAGGGGGAGCTCGGTCGCGAACCGGATGAAGAGGAACTGGCCTGCGAAACTTCCCTCTCAAGGGAGAGGGTGAAAAAGCTCGGCAGGTATCTTAACTCCTCGCAGTGGCTTTCGCTTGATTCTTCCCGGGGAGAGTCCACCATGTACGATTTTTTATCCGGGGATTATAAAAGTCCTTTCGAGCATATCAGAGATGCCCGCAAAAAAGAGGTGCTGGCTGAAGCCATCAAAAAGCTGGACGAGGAAGAGCAGCTGATACTCAGCCTTTATTACCGGGATGGACTGACTCAGCAGGAGATAGCAGAGGTCATGGACTTAACTTCCTCCCGGGTCTCCCAGCTTCATAAAAAATCTGTTCAGAAACTCAGAGGCCTGCTCAGTCACGAAAACGAATTTTTGGGGGGCTGAATTTAGAAATGGGTGAAAATAAAAATATAGCCCGGGAACTGGAGCTGGAAGCCAAATCAGAGGATGA
This genomic interval from Halarsenatibacter silvermanii contains the following:
- a CDS encoding sigma-70 family RNA polymerase sigma factor, encoding MSDSRSGINRGDVESYSAWQKYEKTGDNDVRNNLIKKHLSLVKYEAKRLKNLLPDFISLEDLESYGIIGLIQAIDRFKSDEGVKFVTFARQRVRGAMIDQLRELDWLPHSMRRDCKKIMQAREKLKGELGREPDEEELACETSLSRERVKKLGRYLNSSQWLSLDSSRGESTMYDFLSGDYKSPFEHIRDARKKEVLAEAIKKLDEEEQLILSLYYRDGLTQQEIAEVMDLTSSRVSQLHKKSVQKLRGLLSHENEFLGG